A window of Adhaeribacter arboris genomic DNA:
GATAAAAGTGATACGGGTGTTTTCATTTTGGAAAATGTTTAAGAAGAAGTACAGCTAGTAGATGAACATCAGAATGAAAACCCGGCGATACCTAGAAAAGGAATAAACCAGGCCACTGGGGCAGGTATAAAGCTACTGCAATAAGCTTTATGTATTAAAGTGAACAAGGGCAATAAGCGCGAATCATGGGTGCAGGGTGTCCAATTGCTCCCTGGTATTATAAGCTTCCGGGAGTAATTAATTTTTGATTGAAAATAGTTTATCCATTATTTAGCAGATTAAGTGATTTAGAGGTATCAATACTATTCTCTTGTACATCCGCTGAATAGATAAATTGTTACCTGGTTCTGCCTGGAATCTTAAAAAGTTCATCTAACCGCAGGAATTGGTTCTGGCAAATACCAGATGATTCTGGATTGAATCGCTCTTGGTGGAACCCGGGAAGGGAGAGTAGGAGATTGTAAAGTGTGTATATTTTATAGATGGAAGAGCTGTTTTGCTGCGGTAAATCAATTTGGATTACTCCGGAAAAAAGTTGATTTAGCGCGATTTTTTTGCCCGTTAGATACTTAACCAAGCCTATGTCATAGAAGAGAGGTAAGTTTTTTAGAACACTAAAATGCTTTAAAAATTAAAAATGTATACCGTTTAATTTTTAGTATCTAATATAAACCTGCGGAAAAAACGAGGTATTTTTAGCTTTTTACAACAACCTAAAATAAGTTTATTTTTGAAGAAATAGGGTACATCTACTTTACTGAACTTTTATACGCAGCAAGACCCGCATCCAGAAAATTTACAAAATCAGCTACGTTTAAGTTATAAGCGGTTGGTTTTATCAAAGGTTTTCCCTCCCGGCCTAAAAGCACATAGAAAGGTTGGGCATTGTTCTGAAAAGCGGTAATTTGAAAATCAGCGTATTTTTTTCCAATTGTTGTTTTTTGTTTTTGATCGTAGGTAGAAGTATACCATTCGGATTGGGGCAATTCGGTTTTATCATCTACGTAGAGAGCCACTACCACATAATCATTTTTCAGTCGACGCAGTACTTCCGGATCCGACCAAACGTTAGCTTCCATCTCGCGGCAGTTTACGCAACCATGACCGGTAAAATCAATAAAAATAGGTTTATTCTGTTGCGCGGCACAGCGCTTGGCCTGCTCTAAGTCAAAATAACCTTGTAACCCGTGCGGTAAATGCAAAAAATCGGCGTATTTAGGCTTTTCGCACAAAGTACTGGCACTTGTATTAGTATTAGCGATGCCCGAAGTGAATAACCGCGATAAATCAAAGTCGTGCGTACTTTGCGGGGGCAGGTAACCGGCCAACGCTTTTAATGGAGCACCAAACATGCCCGGAATTAAGTACACGACAAAACTAAATGCTACTACCGCTAAAAACAGGCGCGGTACACTAACAAAAGGCAGATCGCTGTCGTGCGCAAACTTAAGTTTACCGAGTAAATAAAAACCCAGCAAAGTAAAAAGTACTACCCAAATAGCCAGGTAAATTTCACGATCCAGAATGCCCCAATGGTAAGCCTGGTCGGCCACGCTTAAAAATTTAAGGGCTAAAGCCAGTTCAATAAACCCTAAACAAACTTTTACCGAATTAAGCCAGCCACCCGATTTTGGTAAATTGCGCAGCCACGAAGGGAAAGCTGCAAATAAAGTAAAGGGCAAGGCAAAAGCCAAAGAATAAGCAAACATACCGGCAATAGGTTTTAACGTTTCGCCACCGGCCGAGGCTACCAAAATACTACCCACAATAGGACCGGTGCAGGAAAAAGATACCAGTACCAGCGTAAAAGCCATGAAAAATATTCCGTACCAACCGCCTTTGTCGCTTTGGCTATCCGCCTTATTAACCAACCCACTCGGTAACGTGATTTCGAATAAACCCAAAAAAGATAAGCCGAAAAGCAGAAAAATTAAAAAGAAAATACTGTTGGGGAGCCAATGGGTACTGATAAAATTAGCCGCATCGGGCCCGGCTAGCTTAGAAAAAACTACCCCGATAAAAGAATAAATGACAATAATGGAAATACCGTAAGCCAAGGCTTTCAGAATAGATTCGCCGCGTCCGTTGCTGTTACCCGTAAAGAAAGTTACCGTCATGGGTACCATCGGGAATACACAGGGAGTTAATAAAGCAATTAAACCGGAGCCGAAAGCGAGTAAAATAAATTTCCAGAGGTCAGATAACCCGGTCTCGGGCGTTCTTACGGGTTCTGAAGGCAGGTAAGCCGCCATGGAATTAGAAACAGCGCTATCGGTAGCCTTGGCCAGTTTATTTGCCTTTCGAGCCGAGTCAGCCTGAGCAGAATCAACTCTGGTAATAACATTTTGAAAATCCGGATTATCGGCTAATAAAGTTTCGGGTTCTTCGGTCGGAACCGTAGGTTTACTAATTGGGGTAGTTGCCTGACCAATAACGGGTTTTTGGGCGGGAGTAACGTTAACGGCTCCCAGGTCCTCGCCCGCCACCGGAATAGGTTCCAACGTAAACGAATCATCGAAAGGAATGCACCGCCCATCCACTTCGGTACAAACCTGGTACTCCACCGACCCGGCCAGGCGCAAATCCTTTTGCAAAACTTTAATCCGCTGACGAAACTGGGCCGTTTTAGTAAAGTAGGTTACATCGCCCCCAAAAATTTTGTCGAACTTTTTCTTTGGATTAACCGGTTTAATTTTGCCTACCAGTTGGTAGGAGGGGTGAGGAGTAAAAGTAAACGTAGTTACGGTTGGCCCTACATTGGGGTCGAAATCACTGGAGTACAAATACCAATCCGGATCTATTTTTATGTCGAACACCACCTCTATTTCGTCGCCGGTTTTTGCTTCTTTTTTAGAAAAAGAATACGACCATTTAGCCGGTTTTAAAACTTGCGCAAACAAAGAGTTGGTTACTACAAGTAATAAAGTAAATAAGAATATAGAGCGCTTTAGAAGTATCATTAATGTTTGGTACAAAGTAAGTACTACAAAATAACGTAATTGCCGGCACATAATATAACCCAACGTGCATTTACCTGATAACCTAATTGAATACTTAAAAAGTAAAGCTTGCTAATAATTAGTCAGAACGAATAACAGTTAAACCTGGGAAGAGGTTACAGGATGAAAAAAGTAAAGTAGGGTTAAAAGAGCAAAATCAACTAATTTATTGCTGCCTAGCCAAGCAACGAAATGTTATTTTAAATCATTCGCTCTAATTTGCTGCTGCCAGATTGGCTCAGCATCGGAGCTATAAACCGTAATAGTTAAAAGCCGCTCGGCTGTAGAACCGGATACATTTAAAACCGCAAAGTTGCGCTGGTTGTAAAAAGTACCCGGCAATTGGTTTTTATTAGCCTTGCCATCGCCTTTAGCCGGGCTGGCAGTTAGCGGAGATACGGTTAAATCGTAAAGCGG
This region includes:
- a CDS encoding protein-disulfide reductase DsbD family protein produces the protein MILLKRSIFLFTLLLVVTNSLFAQVLKPAKWSYSFSKKEAKTGDEIEVVFDIKIDPDWYLYSSDFDPNVGPTVTTFTFTPHPSYQLVGKIKPVNPKKKFDKIFGGDVTYFTKTAQFRQRIKVLQKDLRLAGSVEYQVCTEVDGRCIPFDDSFTLEPIPVAGEDLGAVNVTPAQKPVIGQATTPISKPTVPTEEPETLLADNPDFQNVITRVDSAQADSARKANKLAKATDSAVSNSMAAYLPSEPVRTPETGLSDLWKFILLAFGSGLIALLTPCVFPMVPMTVTFFTGNSNGRGESILKALAYGISIIVIYSFIGVVFSKLAGPDAANFISTHWLPNSIFFLIFLLFGLSFLGLFEITLPSGLVNKADSQSDKGGWYGIFFMAFTLVLVSFSCTGPIVGSILVASAGGETLKPIAGMFAYSLAFALPFTLFAAFPSWLRNLPKSGGWLNSVKVCLGFIELALALKFLSVADQAYHWGILDREIYLAIWVVLFTLLGFYLLGKLKFAHDSDLPFVSVPRLFLAVVAFSFVVYLIPGMFGAPLKALAGYLPPQSTHDFDLSRLFTSGIANTNTSASTLCEKPKYADFLHLPHGLQGYFDLEQAKRCAAQQNKPIFIDFTGHGCVNCREMEANVWSDPEVLRRLKNDYVVVALYVDDKTELPQSEWYTSTYDQKQKTTIGKKYADFQITAFQNNAQPFYVLLGREGKPLIKPTAYNLNVADFVNFLDAGLAAYKSSVK